The Struthio camelus isolate bStrCam1 chromosome 24, bStrCam1.hap1, whole genome shotgun sequence genome includes a window with the following:
- the LOC138062149 gene encoding PDZ domain-containing RING finger protein 4-like yields MIFLLSFWDQIKVNGKDISCASLQEVLEVLQSTGEQIMLEVHGQKSAHKPPQTSDAATQTDSRGEDEQRYKEENCTLSDFNLCLDGSVSDYLLPQDCNSENESNYLLPALCTTVKDKKLNYKALALIHQDEPSSSSCCRIPEALSSVSVSLAESESAKGKEEKQAFLLHPEWDSRLGFTDISTQPDENSGPDVEEEQANCQNGPSIDLWAGITSARGGLPTDDFFTYDELSDSSSCGISAEKHRRFQDLVEGRCNQYRYINRAQQMPPRSGGQEGCKQCKQKDQWLPKCLPVGENSTAEEKGPQHRSELSLEGAASRDRSKANENNKSIKQGSESEPASCSPTHITADPEQVTLPYHARHYRSYMSLLQERAAVECQSNQARVSAKPKQWNKSPEGKAGDNGSRWRLPYGRSKQSLKKQHKNWLLKDRALQITEERNGTTTDEDALSELKIGKYWNKAQRKQHMLLAKEHKQRKEFKMQSQREQLSKEKASNECRRNFNIVELSQKKLIKNRSKKILDNWITIQELLTHGTRSADGTTYSPLLSVTTV; encoded by the exons AtgatctttcttctctccttctgggACCAAATCAAG GTCAATGGAAAAGATATCTCCTGTGCCAGCTTACAGGAGGTCTTAGAAGTTCTCCAAAGCACAGGAGAGCAGATCATGCTGGAGGTGCATGGGCAGAAGTCAGCCCACAAGCCTCCCCAAACATCCGATGCTGCAACCCAGACTGACTCCAGAGGGGAGGATGAGCAACGCTATAAGGAGGAGAACTGTACCCTCTCAGATTTTAATCTCTGCCTAGATGG GTCTGTCTCTGATTACTTGTTGCCGCAGGACTGCAACAGTGAAAATGAATCTAATTACCTGCTTCCTGCACTCTGCACCACAGTAAAAGACAAAAAGTTGAACTACAAG gcATTAGCCCTCATTCATCAAGATGAGCCGagctccagcagctgctgtcGCATCCCTGAAGCTCTCTCCAGTGTCTCTGTGAGCTTG GCAGAAAGTGAAAGCGCtaaaggcaaagaagaaaaacaggcatTTCTGCTTCATCCCGAGTGGGACAGCAGACTTGGCTTTACTGATATCAGCACTCAGCCAGATGAGAATTCAGGGCCTGATGTGGAAGAAGAACAAGCCAATTGCCAGAATGGTCCCAGTATAGATCTCTGGGCTGGCATAACATCTGCAAGGGGTGGACTACCTACCGATGACTTCTTCACCTATGATGAGTTAAGCGATTCCAGTTCCTGTGGCATAAGTGCAGAGAAGCACAGGAGATTTCAAGACCTCGTGGAAGGCAGATGCAACCAGTATAGATACATTAACAGGGCACAACAAATGCCTCCCAGGTCAGGAGGCCAGGAGGGGTGCAAGCAATGCAAACAGAAGGACCAGTGGCTCCCTAAGTGCCTTCCGGTTGGTGAAAATAGCACTGCTGAGGAGAAAGGGCCGCAGCACAGAAGTGAACTCTCTCTGGAAGGTGCAGCAAGTCGGGACAGGAGTAAAGCAAATGAGAACAACAAATCAATAAAACAGGGCAGTGAATCAGAACCAGCTTCCTGCTCACCAACACACATCACTGCTGACCCAGAACAGGTTACACTTCCTTATCACGCACGTCACTACAGGAGCTACATGAGCTTGCTGCAGGAAAGGGCTGCTGTAGAGTGTCAAAGCAACCAGGCTAGAGTGTCAGCAAAACCAAAGCAATGGAACAAAAGCCCAGAGGGCAAAGCAGGAGATAATGGGAGCAGATGGAGGCTGCCATATGGAAGGAGCAAGCAGTCCTTGAAGAAGCAACACAAGAACTGGCTACTAAAAGACAGGGCCTTGCAAATCACAGAAGAACGCAATGGGACGACCACAGATGAGGATGCCCTTAGTGAGTTGAAGATTGGCAAATACTGGAATAAAGCTCAAAGAAAGCAGCATATGCTCCTAGCCAAGGAACACAAACAGAGAAAAGAGTTTAAGATGCAGAGCCAGAGGGAACAGCTGAGCAAAGAGAAAGCCAGCAATGAATGCAGAAGAAACTTCAATATTGTTGAGCTGAGCCAGAAGAAGCTGAtaaagaacagaagcaaaaaaatcttGGACAATTGGATCACCATTCAGGAGCTCCTGACCCATGGGACCAGGTCAGCGGATGGAACAACATACAGTCCCTTGCTGTCTGTCACGACAGTGTAG
- the CNTN2 gene encoding contactin-2, whose protein sequence is MGAATEFVFTSLAVISCMVCYQAQSSTRSYGPVFEEQPVNTLFPEGSAEEKITLACRARASPPATYRWKMNGTEIKMEPDSRYRLVAGDLVISNPVKSKDAGSYQCVASNPRGTVVSREASLRFGFLQEFSAEERDPVKITEGSGVMFTCSPPPHYPGLSYRWLLNEFPNFIPADGRRFVSQTTGNLYIAKTEASDLGNYSCFATSHIDFITKSVFSKFSRLSLAADDARQYGPTIKARFPADTYALAGQTVTLECFAFGNPVPRIKWRKVDGSQPSKWIASEPLLQIQDVGFEDEGTYECEAENIKGRVTHQGRVIIQAQPEWLKVITDTEADIGSDLRWSCAAAGKPRPAVRWLRNGQPLTSQNRIEVSGGELRFSKLVLEDSGMYQCVAENKHGTIYASAELTVQALAPDFRLKPVKRLIPAARSGKVIIPCQPRAAPKATVLWTKGTELLINSSRVTITTDGTLILQNISKSDEGKYTCFAENFMGKANSTGILSVRDATKITLAPSSADINVGENLTLQCHASHDPTMDLTFTWSLDDFPIDFDKSEGHYRRASVKETIGDLSIFNTQLKHSGRYTCTAQTVVDSASESAMLTVRGPPGPPGGVVVRDISDTTVQLSWSRGFDNHSPIARYIIQARTLLSNKWKQARTNPANIEGNAETAQVVNLIPWMDYEFRVLASNILGVGEPSLPSSKIRTKEAAPTVAPSGLSGGGGAPNELIINWTPTLRDYQNGDGFGYILSFRKKGTQGWFTARVPHAESLHYVYRNESIGPYTPFEVKIKAYNRKGEGPESLTAIVYSAEEEPKVAPSRVTAKAVLSSEMDVSWEPVEQGDMTGVLLGYEIRYWKDGDKEEAADRVRTAGLVTSAHVTGLNPNTKYHVSVRAYNRAGTGPPSPSTNTTTTKPPPRRPPGNISWTFSGSTVSIKWDPVVAQADESTVTGYKMLYRQDSHSAPTLYLASKSRIDIPVPEDFTHAFVQIRVTGPGGDGIPAEVHILRNSGTSMMVEDSVTKPVPHAIIITTNSLVMLALMGYLGL, encoded by the exons ATGGGAGCTGCTACAGAATTTGTTTTCACATCTCTAGCTGTCATCTCCTGTATGG TTTGCTACCAAGCACAGAGCAGCACAAGGAGCTACGGGCCGGTGTTTGAAGAGCAACCTGTCAACACCCTCTTTCCTGAAGgctcagcagaagagaaaatcaCACTGGCTTGCCGAGCAAGAGCAAGCCCTCCTGCGACTTACAG GTGGAAGATGAACGGCACAGAGataaagatggagccagactcccGTTACAGGCTGGTTGCAGGCGACCTAGTGATAAGCAACCCAGTAAAATCCAAGGATGCTGGCTCCTACCAGTGTGTGGCATCTAATCCCAGGGGCACGGTTGTCAGCAGAGAAGCATCCCTCCGTTTTGGCT TTTTGCAGGAATTCTCTGCAGAAGAGCGAGACCCAGTGAAGATCACAGAAGGCTCGGGAGTGATGTTCACCTGCAGCCCTCCTCCACATTACCCAG GCTTGTCCTATCGATGGCTTCTGAATGAGTTTCCCAATTTCATCCCAGCGGATGGAAGGCGGTTTGTCTCTCAGACAACAGGAAACCTTTACATTGCCAAGACAGAGGCTTCCGACCTAGGAAACTACTCATGCTTTGCCACCAGCCACATTGACTTCATCACAAAGAGCGTCTTCAGCAAGTTCTCCCGACTCAGCCTTGCAGCAGATG ATGCCAGGCAGTATGGACCTACCATAAAAGCCAGGTTTCCTGCAGACACCTACGCTCTGGCTGGGCAGACGGTGACTTTGGAGTGTTTTGCCTTTGGAAA CCCTGTGCCTCGAATAAAGTGGAGGAAGGTGGATGGCTCCCAGCCCTCCAAGTGGATTGCCAGTGAGCCCCTCTTGCAGATCCAAGATGTTGGCTTTGAGGATGAAGGCACTTACGAGTGTGAGGCTGAAAACATCAAAGGGAGAGTCACCCACCAGGGCCGTGTTATCATTCAAG CTCAGCCAGAGTGGCTGAAGGTGATCACAGACACAGAAGCCGACATCGGGTCTGACCTGCGCTGGAGCTGTGCGGCAGCCGGCAAGCCGAGGCCAGCGGTCAGATGGCTTCGAAATGGGCAGCCGCTGACCTCCCAG AACCGCATCGAAGTGAGCGGTGGAGAGCTGAGATTTTCCAAGCTAGTCCTGGAGGACTCTGGCATGTATCAGTGTGTGGCTGAGAACAAGCATGGCACAATATATGCAAGTGCTGAATTAACAGTGCAAG CCTTAGCACCCGATTTTAGACTAAAGCCAGTGAAGCGACTGATACCTGCAGCCCGAAGCGGGAAGGTCATCATCCCATGCCAACCAAGAGCAGCACCAAAAGCCACTGTGCTCTGGACCAAAGGGACTGAACTGCTGATCAACAGTAGCAG GGTGACTATTACCACAGACGGTACCTTGATCCTCCAGAATATCAGCAAATCCGATGAGGGAAAGTATACCTGCTTTGCTGAGAATTTCATGGGCAAAGCCAACAGCACTGGAATCCTCTCTGTTCGAG atgcCACCAAAATCACACTGGCACCATCTAGTGCTGATATCAATGTAGGTGAAAACCTTACTCTACAATGTCACGCATCCCATGATCCAACTATGGACCTAACCTTCACCTGGTCACTAGATGATTTCCCCATTGACTTTGACAAGTCTGAGGGGCACTACAGGCGAGCAAGCGTG AAGGAAACTATTGGGGACCTCAGCATCTTTAATACCCAGCTGAAGCATTCAGGGCGGTACACATGCACAGCCCAGACCGTGGTGGACAGTGCTTCGGAGTCAGCCATGCTGACTGTGAGAG GACCTCCAGGCCCCCCAGGCGGTGTGGTGGTGAGAGACATCAGTGATACCACTGTCCAGCTGAGCTGGAGCCGCGGCTTTGATAACCACAGCCCTATTGCCAGGTACATCATTCAGGCCCGGACCCTGCTCTCCAACAAGTGGAAGCAAGCACGTACCA ATCCTGCAAATATTGAAGGCAATGCAGAGACAGCCCAGGTGGTGAATCTCATTCCTTGGATGGACTATGAGTTTCGGGTCTTAGCAAGTAACATCCTTGGAGTTGGGGAACCAAGTTTACCCTCCAGCAAAATCCGTACCAAAGAAGCAG CACCTACCGTGGCACCATCTGGgctcagtggaggtggaggggctCCCAACGAGCTTATCATCAACTGGACG CCGACGCTGCGGGACTATCAGAACGGGGATGGCTTTGGCTACATCTTGTCGTTTCGCAAGAAAGGCACCCAGGGGTGGTTTACTGCAAGGGTGCCTCACGCTGAATCCCTGCACTATGTCTACCGCAACGAGAGCATTGGTCCCTACACCCCATTCGAAGTGAAAATCAAAGCGTAcaacaggaagggagagggaccTGAGAGCCTCACAGCCATCGTGTACTCTGCAGAGGAAG aACCGAAAGTGGCTCCTTCCAGAGTTACCGCCAAGGCTGTCCTGTCCTCAGAAATGGATGTGTCCTGGGAGCCTGTTGAGCAGGGAGACATGACTGGAGTGCTTTTGGGCTACGAG ATCCGGTACTGGAAGGATGGTGATAAAGAGGAGGCAGCTGACAGAGTGAGAACGGCAGGACTGGTCACATCTGCTCACGTAACAGGCCTAAACCCTAACACAAAATACCACGTGTCAGTCAGAGCTTACAACCGTGCCGGCACtgggccccccagcccctctaCCAACACCACTACAACAAAACCAC CACCAAGGAGGCCACCAGGCAACATCTCCTGGACCTTTTCTGGGTCTACTGTCAGCATCAAGTGGGACCCAGTGGTGGCACAGGCAGATGAGTCTACAGTTACAGGTTACAAG ATGCTTTACAGACAGGATTCCCACTCTGCTCCCACACTATACCTGGCCAGCAAGAGCCGGATCGACATCCCAGTCCCTGAAGACTTCACCCATGCCTTCGTACAGATCAGGGTTACAGGACCTGGGGGAGATGGAATCCCAGCAGAAGTTCACATCCTCAGAAACAGTG GTACAAGCATGATGGTGGAAGATTCTGTGACCAAGCCAGTGCCACATGCTATCATTATAACAACTAACTCTCTAGTAATGTTGGCCCTGATGGGCTACCTGGGGCTCTGA